One Triticum dicoccoides isolate Atlit2015 ecotype Zavitan chromosome 5B, WEW_v2.0, whole genome shotgun sequence genomic window carries:
- the LOC119310939 gene encoding protein MANNAN SYNTHESIS-RELATED 1-like has product MVDPRQVLAGFLTLSMFVMLGNMIKHDHFTSVSELAVEATGVELNAMKIADNTEITKAGLELQTEATEEIKPCWTKPSPKDDQSNGFVTLSLTIGPEYHASQIADAVVIARYLGATLVLPEIRGNELGKSRKFQDMYDVEKFKMNLDGVVKVVDKLPAEWTTKKPAVIRVPNRVTEDFILDTIQPAFQKNSYLRLAIIFSSVSLKPKGTNNKDLDSTACHAMFTGLKLNAEYSEVAEQMLGRLKELSKKSDGRVLAVDMRTDLLEKKTCKTSAGARRKGCYNPQEVLNFLKKVGFSANTTIYLTETWWHKGLNNLKRAFPHTYTKDDIMPAEKKGEFLNSGDSDLARALDLEICSQSDVFVPAIPGMFYGNVAGKRIASGLTQILVPAPVVGGSAQASDFVSTYITKKSHFAYSCYC; this is encoded by the exons atGGTGGACCCGCGGCAGGTGCTGGCGGGGTTCCTCACCCTCTCCATGTTCGTCATGCTCGGCAACATGATCAAGCACGACCACTTCACCTCCGTCTCCGAG CTGGCCGTGGAGGCAACAGGCGTGGAgttaaatgcgatgaagatcgcagacAATACTGAAATAACCAAGGCTGGACTGGAGCTCCAAACGGAGGCTACTGAGGAGATTAAGCCCTGCTGGACCAAACCAAGCCCAA AGGATGATCAGTCTAACGGTTTTGTTACCTTGTCATTGACTATTGGCCCCGAATACCATGCATCACAG ATCGCTGATGCTGTAGTGATTGCAAGGTATCTGGGAGCTACACTTGTACTTCCAGAAATCAGAGGAAATGAATTAGGAAAGAGTCG AAAATTCCAAGACATGTACGATGTGGAAAAATTCAAGATGAACTTGGATGGTGTTGTCAAAGTAGTAGATAAACTTCCTGCTGAATGGACCACTAAGAAGCCAGCCGTTATTAGAGTACCAAACCGTGTGACAGAGGACTTCATCCTGGACACCATTCAGCCTGCCTTCCAAAAGAACAGTTACCTACGACTCGCAATTATTTTCTCTTCAGTAAGTTTGAAACCGAAAGGGACGAATAACAAAGACTTGGATTCGACTGCTTGCCATGCAATGTTCACTGGGCTCAAACTGAACGCCGAATATTCAGAAGTGGCTGAACAGATGCTGGGCAGGCTTAAAGAGCTCAGCAAGAAATCGGATGGCAGGGTGTTGGCGGTTGATATGCGGACCGACTTGCTAGAGAAGAAGACTTGTAAAACAAGTGCTGGTGCGAGAAGGAAAGGCTGTTATAATCCTCAGGAGGTTCTGAATTTCCTGAAGAAGGTCGGCTTCTCTGCTAACACAACCATCTACTTGACAGAGACATGGTGGCACAAAGGCCTGAATAATCTGAAGAGGGCATTTCCACACACTTATACCAAG GACGACATCATGCCAGCTGAGAAGAAAGGAGAATTCCTGAATTCTGGCGATTCAGACCTAGCAAGGGCCCTGGACCTCGAGATCTGCTCGCAGAGCGACGTGTTCGTCCCCGCCATCCCCGGCATGTTCTATGGAAATGTGGCCGGTAAGAGGATCGCGTCAGGCCTGACCCAGATCCTTGTCCCAGCTCCGGTGGTCGGCGGTTCGGCTCAGGCCTCAGACTTCGTCTCCACATACATCACCAAGAAGAGCCACTTCGCCTACTCATGCTACTGCTAG
- the LOC119310938 gene encoding calcium-transporting ATPase 5, plasma membrane-type-like, with protein sequence MASPPPPEVAVPVDEEDREAEGEDICAFDIPGKNAPRDRLRRWRQIALVLNASRRFRYTLDLARDEERENLRRVIRAHAQVIRAVFLFKKAGQKVLQESYNGAKFETLSQTFPIDLEKLVMLNRDHDAIMLQEVGGVSGLSDLLKSNLDRGVSSNEDELLQRRDIFGANTYPRKKRKSIWRFVFEACQDLTLVILMVAAAISLSLGMATEGVKDGWYDGGSIFFAVFLVIFVTATSDYRQSLQFQHLNEEKQNIQVEVIRGGKRVGASIFDLVVGDVVPLKIGDQVPADGVLISGHSLAIDESSMTGESKIVHKDQNAPMLMSGCKVADGYGSMLVTGVGTNTEWGMLMANLSEDIGEETPLQVRLNGVATLIGIVGLSVAGVVLVVLWIRYFTGHSNNPDGTTAFVAGTTGAKQGFMGAISIFTIAVTIVVVAVPEGLPLAVTLTLAYSMRKMMRDKALVRRLSSCETMGSATTICSDKTGTLTLNKMTVVEAYLSGTKLNPCHNTGMISSSVASLLVEGIAQNTAGAVFSPEDGGAAEVAGSPTEKAILSWGLKIGMNFNDVRSKSSVLRVLPFNSVKKCGGVAVQVSDAYVHIHWKGAAELVLASCKSWLSIDGSVHPMSSDKYNEVKRSIDDMAMSSLRCIAFAYCTCELTMVPREDLDKWQLPEDNLTLLGMVGIKDPCRPGVRDAVQLCSAAGVKVRMVTGDNVETAKAIAFECGILNSKDVASETIIIEGKVFREMSETAREEVAVKITVMGRSSPNDKLLLVQALKRKGHVVAVTGDGTNDAPALHEADIGLSMGISGTEVAKESSDIIILDDDFTSVVKVVRWGRSVYANIQKFIQFQLTVNVAALVINVVAAVSSGAVPLNAVELLWVNLIMDTLGALALATEPPTDNLMKRHPVGRREPLVTNIMWRNLFIQALYQIAVLLVFNFDGKRIFQLHNESREHADKITNTFVFNAFVFCQIFNEFNARKPEEKNVLRGVTSNRLFMGIVGITTILQILIIEFLGKFFGTVRLVWKLWLLSVAIGAVSWPLAYVGKSIPVPARPFQDYLKHCCAWRRPRRRDEEQGGKS encoded by the exons CAAATTGCTCTTGTGCTCAACGCTTCACGCCGTTTTAGATATACTCTAGATCTCGCGAGGGATGAAGAGAGAGAAAACTTGAGAAGAGTTATACGAGCTCATGCACAAGTTATACGG GCAGTATTCCTTTTCAAAAAGGCTGGTCAAAAGGTGCTGCAAG AATCTTACAATGGTGCAAAATTTGAGACACTCTCTCAGACATTTCCAATTGATCTGGAAAAGCTTGTAATGTTGAACAGAGACCATGATGCAATTATGCTTCAGGAGGTTGGAGGG GTCAGTGGGCTTTCAGATTTACTAAAGAGTAATTTAGACAGAGGAGTTAGCTCAAATGAGGACGAGCTGTTGCAGAGAAGAGACATTTTCGGGGCAAACACCTATCCGCGCAAGAAAAGAAAAAGCATATGG CGCTTTGTATTTGAAGCTTGTCAGGATTTAACTCTTGTGATTCTGATGGTAGCTgctgctatatcattatcattgggcATGGCAACAGAG GGTGTAAAAGATGGATGGTATGATGGTGGAAGCATATTCTTTGCTGTTTTTCTTGTGATATTTGTTACAG CAACCAGTGATTATAGACAATCTCTTCAGTTTCAACATCTGAACGAGGAGAAACAAAATATACAGGTTGAG GTTATCAGAGGTGGTAAGAGAGTAGGAGCTTCAATATTTGACCTTGTGGTTGGCGATGTTGTTCCCCTCAAAATTGGTGATCAA GTCCCTGCAGATGGTGTCCTGATATCTGGTCATTCTCTTGCAATAGATGAATCAAGTATGACGGGAGAGTCCAAAATT GTTCATAAGGACCAGAATGCACCTATGTTGATGTCCGGTTGCAAGGTCGCAGATGGCTATGGCTCTATGTTG GTAACAGGTGTGGGTACTAATACTGAATGGGGTATGTTGATGGCCAACCTTTCAGAAGATATTGGTGAAGAAACCCCGTTGCAG GTGCGCTTGAATGGTGTCGCTACTTTAATTGGTATCGTGGGTTTATCGGTTGCTGGTGTTGTCCTTGTCGTACTTTGGATAAG ATATTTTACCGGGCATAGCAATAATCCAGATGGAACTACTGCATTTGTGGCTGGGACTACTGGTGCAAAACAGGGATTTATGGGGGCAATCAGTATTTTTACAATTGCC GTAACTATTGTGGTTGTTGCTGTGCCTGAAGGACTCCCTTTAGCAGTAACATTGAC CCTTGCATATTCAATGCGAAAGATGATGCGAGACAAGGCTCTG GTGAGACGACTTTCATCTTGTGAAACAATGGGGTCAGCGACCACGATTTGCAGTGACAAGACTGGAACTCTTACCTTGAATAAG ATGACAGTTGTGGAAGCATATTTGAGTGGGACGAAGTTGAATCCTTGTCATAATACTGGGATGATTTCTAGCAGTGTGGCATCTCTACTTGTTGAAGGAATTGCACAAAACACAGCAGGTGCCGTGTTTTCACCAGAG GATGGAGGAGCTGCTGAAGTTGCTGGCTCACCAACTGAAAAAGCAATTCTTTCTTGGGGTCTTAAG ATTGGGATGAATTTCAACGATGTGAGGTCAAAATCTTCAGTTCTCCGTGTTCTCCCATTTAACTCAGTGAAGAAATGTGGTGGCGTTGCAGTGCAGGTG TCAGATGCTTATGTACACATCCACTGGAAAGGTGCTGCTGAGCTAGTATTAGCATCTTGCAAAAGCTGGCTTTCTATTGATGGTTCAGTTCATCCAATGAGTTCTGACAAG TATAACGAAGTGAAGAGATCCATTGACGATATGGCAATGAGTTCACTGCGCTGTATTGCTTTTGCATATTGCACCTGCGAGCTCACAATGGTTCCTAGAGAGGATCTCGATAAGTGGCAGTTGCCTGAGGATAATCTGACTCTTCTTGGAATGGTCGGGATAAAG GATCCTTGTCGCCCAGGAGTAAGGGATGCTGTACAATTATGCAGTGCTGCTGGTGTGAAG GTACGGATGGTCACAGGAGATAATGTTGAAACAGCTAAGGCCATTGCTTTCGAATGTGGAATACTAAATTCAAAAGATGTTGCTTCAGAGACAATAATAATAGAGGGGAAGGTGTTCCGTGAAATGTCTGAAACTGCACGAGAAGAAGTTGCTGTCAAGATTACA GTAATGGGACGGTCTTCTCCAAACGACAAGCTTTTGCTTGTACAAGCTTTGAAAAGAAAAGGCCATGTAGTAGCTGTAACCGGTGATGGCACCAACGACGCCCCAGCATTGCATGAG GCTGATATCGGTCTTTCAATGGGCATCTCGGGAACAGAAGTTGCTAAAGAAAGCTCGGACATCATAATCTTGGATGATGACTTCACATCCGTTGTCAAG GTTGTTCGTTGGGGGCGGTCTGTCTATGCAAATATTCAGAAATTCATCCAGTTCCAGCTGACTGTTAATGTCGCTGCCCTGGTAATAAATGTGGTAGCTGCTGTGTCCTCTGGTGCTGTTCCTCTGAATGCAGTTGAG CTTCTTTGGGTGAACCTGATCATGGACACACTGGGAGCCCTTGCATTAGCAACTGAACCACCAACAGACAACCTAATGAAGAGACATCCTGTTGGCAGAAG GGAACCTCTTGTTACAAATATCATGTGGAGAAACCTGTTTATCCAG GCTCTTTACCAGATAGCAGTTCTTCTCGTCTTCAATTTTGATGGCAAAAGGATTTTCCAGTTGCATAATGAAAGTCGAGAGCACGCTGACAAAATTACgaacacctttgtcttcaatgcatTTGTCTTTTGCCAA ATCTTCAATGAGTTCAATGCTCGCAAGCCTGAGGAGAAGAATGTCTTGAGAGGAGTCACGAGCAACCGCCTTTTCATGGGTATAGTGGGTATAACTACCATTCTTCAG ATCTTGATAATTGAATTTCTCGGAAAGTTCTTTGGGACTGTTAGGCTCGTTTGGAAGCTATGGCTGCTATCAGTTGCCATTGGTGCAGTAAG CTGGCCTCTCGCGTATGTTGGCAAGTCCATTCCTGTTCCTGCCAGACCTTTCCAGGATTACTTGAAGCATTGTTGTGCCTGGAGAAGGCCACGCCGCCGCG ATGAAGAGCAGGGCGGCAAGAGCTGA